Proteins encoded together in one Drosophila albomicans strain 15112-1751.03 chromosome 2R, ASM965048v2, whole genome shotgun sequence window:
- the LOC117574958 gene encoding probable sodium/potassium/calcium exchanger CG1090: protein MIVRRRSRRARMWNMGLLFLIYYCVSIYSAKGDEKADIPLDVGALPEAADADVPPELVNTSPNPMLSTEKFDEPLQTTMATAHGAVPTWRPKRENCTPPAIEQFPQPLMNKWARRHGGLILHILVAIFTFFGLAIVCDEYFVASLDRLCEELHLSPDVAGATFMAAGSSAPELATVVIGVFFAKDDIGISGVIGSAVFNIMFVISVCALCSGTVCQLNWWPLVRDCFFYCVSILVMLIIIFNDVISCFESVVMLLCYVGYCVALCFNTELERWALSLNLPFKLPSKEEQSALVTYKNVPESSYTQGNGGQTQTKETDPSAQQKQQDPTQGDYQSYNDPNASWDPNAAWGEESNQSQASAAAMPMAASARSSQPPVDDWGMGQFNQGQGQENMGYHGDQPDSVVTGEQAAAAAAGAGTKSQVATTPGGGVEYYKSTDKQREARPDPLMRPTEGGLPALVAWYVVYPIHYLCKLTMPDCRQHQYRNWYPFTFLISMVWISFYSYFMVWMITVIGSTLAIPDTVMGLTFVAAGVSVPDALSSIAVIKEGFGDMAVSNAIGSNVFDILVCLGLPWFIQTAIIAPGSHVNVISKGLAYSTLSLFSTVVFLILSTHLNGWKLDKRLGIILMIWYLFFITLAALYEMNVFGYMNPPECASEF, encoded by the exons atCGTTCGTCGACGCTCTCGCCGTGCGCGCATGTGGAACATGGGATTGCTTTTCCTCATCTACTACTGCGTGAGCATCTACTCGGCCAAGGGTGATGAGAAGGCCGATATTCCCTTGGATGTTGGCGCTCTGCCCGAAGCCGCCGATGCCGATGTGCCACCGGAACTTGTGAACACTTCGCCCAACCCCATGCTGTCCACTGAA AAATTCGATGAGCCGTTGCAAACTACGATGGCCACAGCGCATGGTGCGGTGCCCACTTGGCGTCCGAAGCGGGAGAACTGCACGCCACCGGCCATTGAGCAATTTCCGCAGCCATTGATGAACAAATGGGCGCGACGACATGGTGGCCTCATCCTCCACATCCTGGTGGCCATCTTCACCTTCTTCGGCCTGGCCATTGTGTGTGACGAGTACTTTGTGGCCAGTCTGGACAGACTCTGCGAGG aGCTGCATCTATCGCCGGATGTGGCTGGTGCCACATTCATGGCTGCCGGCAGCTCAGCTCCAGAGTTGGCCACCGTTGTCATTGGCGTGTTCTTTGCCAAGGATGATATTGGCATTAGTGGCGTCATTGGTTCCGCTGTGTTCAACATCATGTTCGTCATCTCGGTGTGTGCTCTCTGCTCCGGCACTGTTTGCCAGCTCAACTGGTGGCCTTTGGTCCGCGATTGCTTCTTCTACTGCGTGTCCATATTGGTCATGCTGATAATCATATTCAATGATGTCATCTCCTGT TTCGAGTCTGTGGTAATGCTGCTCTGCTATGTGGGCTACTGTGTAGCGCTGTGTTTCAACACGGAACTAGAGCGCTGGGCGTTGAGCTTGAATCTGCCCTTCAAGCTGCCCAGCAAGGAGGAGCAATCGGCATTGGTGACCTATAAGAATGTGCCCGAAAGTTCCTACACCCAGGGCAACGGGGGACAGACGCAGACGAAGGAAACTGATCCCAGTgcgcagcagaagcaacaggaTCCAACACAAGGCGACTACCAGAGCTACAATGACCCCAATGCCAGCTGGGATCCCAACGCAGCTTGGGGTGAAGAGTCGAACCAGAGTCAagcctcagcagcagcgatgCCAATGGCAGCCAGTGCTAGAAGCAGCCAACCGCCGGTCGATGATTGGGGCATGGGTCAGTTCAATCAGGGCCAAGGTCAAGAGAATATGGGCTATCACGGCGATCAGCCGGATTCGGTGGTAACGGGTGAgcaggctgctgctgcagcagccggAGCCGGAACTAAAAGTCAAGTGGCCACAACGCCGGGTGGCGGCGTTGAGTATTACAAGTCGACGGATAAACAGCGTGAGGCACGCCCCGATCCACTGATGCGACCCACGGAGGGCGGTTTGCCAGCATTGGTCGCCTGGTATGTGGTATATCCGATCCACTATCTGTGCAAGTTGACGATGCCGGATTGCCGGCAGCATCAGTATCGCAATTGGTATCCATTCACGTTTCTCATCTCAATGGTTTGGATCTCGTTCTATTCGTACTTTATGGTCTGGATGATAACGGTGATTGGCTCCACGTTGGCCATACCCGACACTGTGATGGGCCTGACGTTCGTTGCCGCTGGCGTTTCGGTACCGGACGCCCTAAGCTCAATAGCGGTTATCAAAGAGGGCTTCGGCGACATGGCCGTATCGAATGCAATTGGCTCGAATGTCTTTGATATACTAGTGTGCTTAGGTCTTCCGTGGTTCATACAAACGGCTATCATTGCGCCCGGCTCGCACGTCAATGTCATATCCAAGG GTCTGGCATATTCCACACTCTCGCTCTTCTCCACCGTTGTCTTCTTGATACTGTCGACCCATCTGAATGGCTGGAAATTGGACAAACGCTTGGGCATTATACTGATGATTTGGTATCTGTTCTTCATCACGCTGGCGGCGCTCTACGAGATGAACGTCTTTGGCTACATGAACCCACCAGAATGTGCAA GTGAATTCTAA